A window of Desulfuromonas sp. contains these coding sequences:
- a CDS encoding ATP-binding protein: MALLVLGVTALHYLTTTQRVEYHDIFRRLYYVPIVLGGLWFTLRGGLATSVVVSALYAPHVIFQWGHHPGIALEQYLEIVLYNVIGFLTGFLAERERIQTVRARRAAQKLERSYAKLRNQADQILEVEAQLRRADRLSALGELAAGMAHEIRNPLGSIRGTAEILQEGVDPQDRRYEFGRILLKEVDRLNKVVQNFLDFARPSEPERERVDVNETLRDVFALTRQPAARDGIEVIFEAGDVASATGSAKQLQQAFLNLVLNALQAMPRGGRLKVTTAQAAGEVRIVFADTGHGISGEDQDKVFNPFFTTRQEGTGLGLAITHRIVQGHGGRIEVKSRPGEGTDFTMILPCAGSGGGIRA, translated from the coding sequence GTGGCCCTGCTGGTGCTGGGGGTGACCGCTCTGCACTACCTGACGACCACCCAGCGGGTCGAATACCATGACATCTTCCGCCGGCTCTACTATGTGCCCATCGTCCTGGGAGGCCTCTGGTTCACCCTGCGGGGCGGGCTGGCCACGTCGGTCGTCGTCTCCGCTCTCTACGCACCCCACGTCATCTTCCAGTGGGGTCACCATCCGGGCATCGCCCTGGAGCAGTACCTGGAGATCGTCCTCTACAACGTCATCGGTTTTCTGACAGGCTTTCTCGCCGAGCGGGAGCGGATTCAGACCGTTCGCGCCCGGCGCGCCGCCCAGAAGCTGGAGCGCAGCTACGCCAAGCTTCGGAATCAGGCCGACCAGATTCTGGAGGTGGAGGCTCAGCTGCGGCGGGCCGACCGGCTTTCGGCCCTGGGGGAGCTGGCCGCTGGGATGGCCCATGAAATCCGCAACCCCCTGGGGTCGATCCGTGGCACGGCGGAGATCCTTCAGGAGGGGGTCGATCCGCAGGACCGGCGATACGAGTTCGGCCGCATCCTTCTCAAGGAGGTCGACCGGCTGAACAAGGTGGTCCAGAATTTCCTCGATTTTGCCCGGCCGTCCGAGCCCGAGCGGGAGCGTGTCGACGTCAACGAGACACTCCGGGACGTATTCGCCCTGACCCGCCAACCGGCAGCCAGGGACGGCATCGAGGTGATCTTCGAGGCCGGGGACGTCGCCTCCGCAACGGGAAGCGCCAAGCAGCTTCAGCAGGCGTTTCTCAACCTGGTCCTCAACGCCCTGCAGGCCATGCCCCGAGGAGGGCGGCTGAAGGTGACCACCGCGCAGGCGGCGGGGGAGGTCCGGATCGTTTTTGCCGACACCGGCCACGGGATCTCCGGGGAGGACCAGGACAAGGTCTTCAATCCCTTTTTTACGACTCGCCAGGAGGGCACGGGGCTCGGCCTGGCCATCACTCACCGCATCGTCCAGGGCCACGGCGGGCGAATCGAGGTGAAAAGCCGCCCGGGAGAGGGGACGGATTTTACAATGATCCTGCCCTGCGCGGGTTCCGGCGGCGGCATCCGGGCTTGA
- a CDS encoding AEC family transporter, with the protein MALFLDILIIVLPVFLVIGLGTLLRKLGLIDATFLFQTNRLVYYVCLPLLLFYKIGSADFFANFNAALVAASATAIAAGFLLSYGWAALRRYPPGARGAFSQGAFRGNLAYVGLAIVFNAYGEEGFTRAGILMGFLVPVLNFFAILALMLPQRHTGESRGAGFWVRQIALNPLILASFAGIAWSFLALPMPVILERSLNIATGMTLPLALIAIGGSFSLEKLRGDLVRAGFATGIKIVWLPLIAALLLRLFGVGGMDLAIGVLFAGTPAATATYIMAHEMKGDAELAGSIVMMSTALSAFSYTLALFILRTAGL; encoded by the coding sequence ATGGCCCTATTCCTCGACATCCTCATCATCGTCCTGCCGGTGTTCCTGGTCATCGGTCTCGGCACTCTGCTGCGCAAGCTGGGGTTGATCGACGCCACCTTCCTTTTCCAGACGAACCGCCTGGTCTACTACGTCTGCCTACCCCTGCTGCTCTTCTACAAAATCGGCAGCGCCGACTTCTTCGCCAACTTCAACGCAGCCCTGGTCGCCGCGAGCGCCACCGCCATCGCCGCCGGCTTTCTGCTCTCGTACGGCTGGGCTGCGCTGCGCCGTTACCCTCCCGGAGCCAGGGGCGCCTTCAGCCAGGGAGCGTTCCGCGGAAACCTGGCCTATGTGGGCCTGGCCATCGTTTTCAACGCATACGGCGAAGAGGGCTTCACCCGCGCAGGCATCCTCATGGGTTTCCTGGTGCCGGTGCTCAACTTTTTCGCCATCCTCGCCCTGATGCTGCCCCAGCGCCATACGGGCGAATCCCGGGGGGCCGGCTTCTGGGTCCGCCAGATCGCCCTCAACCCCCTCATCCTCGCCTCTTTTGCGGGCATCGCATGGAGTTTTCTGGCTCTGCCGATGCCGGTGATCCTCGAACGCAGCCTGAATATCGCCACGGGCATGACCCTGCCCCTGGCCCTCATCGCCATCGGCGGCTCTTTCTCCCTGGAAAAACTTCGGGGCGACCTGGTTCGGGCCGGTTTCGCAACCGGCATCAAGATCGTCTGGCTGCCCCTCATCGCCGCGCTGCTGCTGAGGCTCTTCGGAGTCGGCGGCATGGATTTGGCCATCGGCGTCCTCTTCGCCGGAACCCCGGCCGCCACCGCGACCTACATCATGGCCCATGAAATGAAGGGCGATGCAGAACTGGCCGGCTCCATCGTCATGATGTCCACCGCCCTGTCCGCCTTCAGCTACACGCTGGCCCTCTTCATCCTGCGCACCGCGGGGCTGTGA
- a CDS encoding glycosyltransferase, whose translation MLPAVSVLLPVRNESRFLPAALASLQRQTLTDWELVAVDDGSTDATSAILAETARRDRRVRVLSRPPEGLVAALNAGLEACRAPLVARMDGDDVCHPQRLALQEKALRKNPALDLLACGVRHFPRPTLQEGMQYYERWLNGLLCHGEIARDLYVESPFAHPSVLFRRKAVLATGGYRDLGWPEDYDLWLRMARHGARFGRLPQTLLYWRDRPERLTRTAPHCSPQAFRDCKVHHLKKYYLRGEAEVTLWGAGIEGKAWRKALQAEGIKVDRWVEIDPRKIGQTIHGAAVVTPDALRPGSGKVLVTIGARGARQQVRERAEGLGLKEGKDFVCVT comes from the coding sequence ATGCTCCCCGCGGTCTCGGTCCTTCTGCCGGTGCGCAACGAGTCGCGCTTCCTTCCGGCGGCCCTGGCCTCCCTGCAGCGCCAGACCCTGACAGACTGGGAACTGGTCGCCGTCGATGACGGCTCCACCGACGCCACCTCCGCCATCCTCGCCGAGACCGCCCGACGTGACCGCCGGGTACGGGTCCTCTCCCGTCCCCCCGAGGGGCTTGTCGCCGCCCTCAACGCCGGCCTCGAAGCCTGCCGGGCCCCCCTTGTCGCGCGCATGGACGGCGACGACGTCTGCCACCCCCAGCGCCTCGCCCTCCAGGAAAAGGCCCTTCGGAAGAACCCGGCCCTCGACCTGCTCGCCTGCGGAGTGCGCCACTTTCCCCGTCCGACCCTTCAGGAGGGGATGCAATATTACGAGCGATGGCTGAACGGGCTCCTCTGCCACGGAGAGATCGCCCGCGACCTTTACGTGGAATCCCCCTTCGCCCACCCGAGCGTCCTCTTCCGCCGGAAGGCGGTCCTCGCAACCGGCGGCTACCGCGATCTCGGCTGGCCCGAGGACTACGACCTGTGGCTGCGCATGGCCCGCCACGGGGCCCGCTTCGGCCGCCTGCCGCAGACCCTCCTCTACTGGCGCGACCGGCCCGAGCGCCTGACCCGCACCGCACCCCACTGTTCACCGCAGGCCTTCCGCGACTGCAAGGTGCATCACCTCAAAAAATACTATCTGCGGGGAGAGGCAGAGGTCACTCTCTGGGGGGCTGGAATCGAGGGAAAGGCCTGGCGCAAGGCCCTGCAGGCCGAAGGGATCAAGGTCGACCGATGGGTGGAGATCGACCCGCGCAAAATCGGCCAGACCATTCACGGTGCCGCAGTTGTGACCCCCGATGCTCTGCGCCCTGGATCCGGAAAGGTCCTCGTCACCATCGGCGCCAGGGGGGCCCGGCAGCAGGTCCGCGAACGGGCTGAAGGCCTGGGCCTGAAGGAAGGGAAAGACTTCGTCTGCGTCACCTAG
- a CDS encoding 50S ribosomal protein L11 methyltransferase has product MGRTFQPFTVGHRFRITPPEGGPSRDSRLDLVMAAGAFGSGEHETTASCLEILETMPEVQGARVLDLGSGTGILTIAALKLGAKSALCIDIEASAVEACRENCKINGVEERVEHMCGTLDDVGEG; this is encoded by the coding sequence ATGGGAAGAACCTTTCAACCCTTTACCGTTGGCCATCGTTTTCGCATCACCCCTCCCGAGGGGGGGCCCTCCCGCGACAGCCGCCTCGACCTCGTCATGGCCGCCGGGGCCTTCGGTTCCGGAGAACACGAAACGACCGCCAGTTGCCTTGAGATCCTCGAGACCATGCCGGAGGTCCAGGGTGCAAGGGTTCTCGACCTGGGAAGCGGCACCGGCATCCTGACCATCGCCGCCCTCAAGCTCGGCGCAAAAAGCGCCCTCTGCATAGATATCGAAGCGTCCGCCGTGGAGGCCTGCCGGGAAAACTGCAAAATCAACGGCGTCGAGGAAAGGGTCGAACACATGTGCGGCACCCTCGACGATGTCGGCGAGGGAT
- the citC gene encoding [citrate (pro-3S)-lyase] ligase codes for MVTQLVTRKEVDQARLLVENNGLSFEPEVDDLVGAFEEGRLAGVGARRGNILKMLVIRPDLQHGSLLGELVTELIRSGSRAGIETFFVFTRPENAASFRALNFAPLATRPAAVLLEYGEGIATYLGRHRDRVRPGTNGAVVANCNPFTLGHRYLVEEAACRVDTLYLFVVREERSAFPFADRLRLVREGTQDLKNVIVLDSSHYAVSAVTFPAYFLKAEESAARLQMEIDLTLFGRHIAPFFSIARRFVAAEPHCRTTRLYNETMQDILPPYGVEAVVMKRKMLNGEPISASQVRRAIRREAFESVRRMVPAPTFDFIMSEAGRAVRRRLSGQERRH; via the coding sequence ATGGTCACGCAACTGGTCACTCGAAAAGAGGTCGATCAGGCCCGGCTCCTCGTCGAAAACAACGGCCTTTCCTTCGAACCCGAAGTGGACGACCTGGTCGGGGCCTTCGAGGAAGGTCGCCTCGCCGGGGTCGGTGCCCGCCGGGGCAACATCCTGAAAATGCTGGTCATCCGGCCCGACCTGCAACACGGATCCCTGCTCGGCGAACTGGTCACCGAACTGATCCGCAGCGGCAGCCGGGCCGGCATAGAAACCTTTTTCGTATTCACCCGGCCGGAGAATGCAGCCTCCTTCAGGGCCCTCAACTTCGCCCCCCTCGCAACCCGCCCCGCGGCGGTCCTCCTGGAGTACGGCGAGGGCATCGCCACCTACCTGGGCCGGCACCGAGACCGGGTGCGCCCCGGCACAAACGGCGCGGTCGTCGCCAACTGCAACCCTTTTACCCTTGGGCACCGCTACCTCGTCGAGGAGGCGGCCTGCCGGGTGGACACGCTGTACCTCTTCGTGGTTCGCGAGGAGCGCTCCGCCTTCCCCTTCGCCGACCGCCTGCGCCTGGTCCGCGAGGGGACGCAGGATCTGAAAAATGTGATCGTACTGGACAGCTCCCACTACGCGGTGAGCGCGGTGACCTTTCCCGCATACTTCCTCAAAGCGGAAGAAAGCGCCGCCAGGCTTCAGATGGAGATCGACCTGACTCTGTTCGGCAGGCACATCGCGCCCTTTTTCTCCATCGCCAGGCGTTTCGTAGCCGCCGAGCCCCATTGCCGGACCACCCGGCTGTACAACGAGACGATGCAGGACATTCTTCCCCCCTACGGTGTAGAGGCAGTGGTAATGAAACGCAAGATGCTGAACGGCGAGCCGATAAGCGCCTCGCAGGTGCGCAGAGCCATCCGCCGCGAGGCCTTCGAATCGGTGCGCCGGATGGTTCCCGCACCCACTTTCGATTTCATCATGTCCGAGGCAGGTCGTGCCGTCCGAAGACGGCTCAGCGGTCAGGAGAGGAGGCACTGA
- the citD gene encoding citrate lyase acyl carrier protein produces the protein MEIRSRVQAGTLQSSDLMVFLEPAEGLEILVESTVKRQFEHLIRERIETVLARYGVESGRVRISDRGALDYAIEARLETALRRDKEV, from the coding sequence ATGGAAATCCGCAGCAGGGTACAGGCCGGGACCCTCCAGTCGAGCGACCTGATGGTCTTTCTCGAGCCGGCCGAGGGGCTGGAGATCCTGGTCGAATCGACGGTCAAGAGGCAGTTCGAGCACCTCATCCGGGAGCGGATCGAGACGGTGCTGGCCCGCTACGGGGTCGAGAGCGGGAGGGTCCGGATATCCGACCGGGGCGCACTCGACTACGCCATCGAGGCGCGCCTGGAGACGGCCCTCCGCAGGGACAAGGAGGTTTAG
- a CDS encoding PPC domain-containing DNA-binding protein gives MEGYWFKEWVQGRRFVLKIEPGQSITSKLAAFGEAARVQNAVIVSAVGSVQKVLFRGIKAGAKRPITPPRMQLHELAGPLELLGLEGNLFPDENGRNDHHLHILVSKSSGEVCGGHLFDAEVFASCEILITEVLVEGVERHTSERGGVPTLFIEER, from the coding sequence ATGGAAGGCTATTGGTTCAAGGAGTGGGTCCAGGGCCGGCGCTTCGTCCTCAAGATCGAACCGGGCCAGTCGATCACCTCAAAGCTCGCCGCCTTCGGCGAGGCCGCCCGGGTCCAGAACGCGGTCATCGTCTCCGCCGTGGGGTCGGTGCAGAAGGTGCTTTTCCGGGGGATCAAGGCGGGGGCCAAGCGCCCCATCACCCCTCCGCGCATGCAACTGCACGAGCTGGCCGGACCGCTGGAACTCCTCGGCCTGGAGGGAAATCTCTTCCCCGATGAAAACGGCCGCAATGACCACCACCTTCACATCCTGGTGAGCAAATCCTCCGGAGAGGTCTGCGGCGGCCACCTCTTCGACGCGGAGGTCTTCGCGTCCTGCGAGATTCTCATCACCGAGGTCTTGGTCGAGGGGGTTGAGCGCCACACCTCTGAACGGGGCGGCGTGCCGACCCTCTTTATCGAGGAGCGATAG
- a CDS encoding aldolase/citrate lyase family protein, producing MAGFQLRRSLLYVPGNMPSMLQNIPIFGCDAVMIDLEDAVPLSEKDAARGLVRNFLRDYRERDKEVLVRINPLDSPRGYADLKEVLPALPDGIRLPKADTPEIVETLDTLLTEYEEELELEVGRFTILPSIESAAGVLNCVQIARSTARLIGLAFGAEDYTASLEIERTRGGEELFHARTRIVWAAKAAGIQAIDTIFADTADMEGLRVETELIKKLGFTGKSLVNPRQIEAVHEVFAPKQKEIDYALQVVEAIGKARQMGTGVISLEGKMVDAPVVKRAVRVLKTARAHGLTDIELDEEVVYGKE from the coding sequence ATGGCCGGATTCCAGCTGCGCCGCAGCCTGCTCTACGTCCCGGGAAACATGCCTTCGATGCTGCAGAACATTCCCATCTTCGGCTGTGATGCGGTCATGATCGACCTGGAGGACGCGGTCCCCCTGAGCGAGAAGGATGCGGCCCGGGGCCTGGTCCGGAACTTCCTCCGGGACTACCGGGAGCGGGACAAGGAGGTCCTGGTGCGGATCAACCCCCTCGATTCTCCCCGCGGCTACGCCGACCTGAAAGAAGTCCTGCCGGCCCTGCCTGACGGCATCCGCCTGCCCAAGGCGGACACCCCCGAGATCGTCGAGACCCTGGACACCCTGCTTACCGAGTACGAGGAGGAACTGGAACTGGAGGTGGGCCGCTTCACGATTCTGCCCTCCATCGAAAGTGCCGCGGGGGTCCTGAACTGCGTCCAGATCGCCCGAAGCACCGCGCGTCTCATCGGCCTGGCCTTCGGGGCCGAGGACTACACCGCCAGCCTGGAGATCGAGCGCACCAGGGGGGGAGAAGAACTCTTCCATGCCCGCACCCGCATCGTCTGGGCCGCCAAGGCCGCCGGCATCCAGGCCATCGACACCATCTTCGCCGACACCGCCGACATGGAAGGATTGCGGGTCGAAACCGAACTGATCAAAAAACTCGGTTTCACCGGCAAGTCCCTCGTCAATCCCCGCCAGATCGAGGCTGTCCACGAGGTTTTCGCGCCAAAACAGAAGGAGATCGACTACGCCCTGCAGGTTGTCGAGGCCATCGGCAAGGCCCGCCAGATGGGCACCGGGGTCATCTCATTGGAGGGGAAAATGGTCGACGCCCCAGTGGTCAAACGGGCCGTGCGGGTCCTCAAGACCGCCCGCGCTCACGGCCTGACCGACATCGAACTCGACGAAGAGGTGGTCTATGGCAAGGAATAG